A part of Candidatus Bathyarchaeota archaeon genomic DNA contains:
- a CDS encoding VTT domain-containing protein → MFDWLPQNPIFAIFIWSILESAILPIPAELIIIPYTAVSNINPLLIAIVGSVGSLIGAIIAYYIGLKGIDKLSKILGKDLRSMATGFIQKYKRFGKYGFMTALAFGRLFPLSLKPLMFYAGAIRFKLLDYSIVILICSFIRYFIAASIGESITNLLISLG, encoded by the coding sequence TTGTTTGATTGGTTACCACAAAATCCAATATTTGCCATATTCATTTGGTCTATTTTGGAATCCGCAATTTTACCTATCCCTGCTGAATTAATAATAATTCCATATACTGCAGTTTCAAACATCAATCCACTCTTAATTGCGATAGTAGGATCTGTTGGTAGTTTAATAGGTGCCATTATAGCTTATTATATCGGATTGAAGGGTATTGATAAATTAAGTAAAATTCTTGGTAAAGATCTAAGGAGTATGGCCACAGGATTCATACAAAAATACAAGAGATTCGGAAAATATGGTTTTATGACTGCTCTAGCTTTTGGTAGATTATTTCCTTTAAGCCTTAAACCCTTGATGTTCTATGCTGGGGCTATTCGATTTAAATTGCTTGATTACTCAATAGTTATACTCATTTGTAGTTTTATTAGATACTTTATTGCTGCATCAATAGGAGAGAGCATCACAAATTTATTGATATCATTGGGGTAA
- a CDS encoding peptidylprolyl isomerase, translating to MSNQVHCAHILVKNEKEAQNILERLKKGDKFANIAKEVSLCPSKKRGGDLGTFSRGQMVKEFEKAAFSLQKGEISPVVKTKFGYHIIKKLE from the coding sequence ATGTCAAATCAAGTTCATTGTGCCCACATTTTAGTAAAAAATGAGAAAGAAGCTCAAAATATTCTTGAAAGATTAAAAAAAGGAGATAAGTTCGCAAATATTGCAAAAGAAGTTTCACTTTGCCCATCAAAAAAACGGGGAGGCGATCTTGGAACTTTTAGTAGAGGACAGATGGTTAAAGAATTTGAGAAAGCTGCATTTTCACTACAGAAAGGCGAAATATCTCCTGTTGTAAAAACAAAATTTGGTTATCATATTATTAAGAAGCTTGAGTGA
- a CDS encoding DUF937 domain-containing protein, with the protein MADFVEEFLQDYGRDVSKQASSNLGIKQDVILQMIPVVAPMILAGLKKQMSQHGGSDQNARADRVNHILNKYGKASVLSDVDKELATRAKEKKSDPRLGGLLGESGVQAADMMSNRFNIDKGMAMKLIVMLAPLILGALTNKRDKGGVGTKGIASLIDQDGDDQIIDDVAGMLFKSLDSSRSSSGGGILGSLLSEVMQPRCQKCGSAIESKMKYCSECGSRL; encoded by the coding sequence ATGGCAGATTTTGTTGAAGAATTTCTACAAGACTACGGACGTGATGTTAGCAAACAAGCCTCTTCAAATCTTGGAATAAAACAAGACGTTATTCTTCAAATGATACCGGTAGTCGCACCAATGATACTTGCCGGATTGAAAAAACAAATGTCACAACATGGCGGTTCTGATCAAAATGCCCGAGCTGATCGAGTTAACCACATCCTCAATAAATATGGTAAAGCTAGCGTTCTATCTGATGTTGATAAAGAGTTAGCAACGCGTGCAAAAGAAAAAAAGTCAGATCCTCGCTTAGGTGGTCTTTTAGGGGAATCGGGTGTTCAGGCAGCGGACATGATGTCGAACAGATTTAATATAGATAAAGGCATGGCTATGAAATTAATAGTAATGTTAGCACCATTAATTTTAGGCGCATTAACTAACAAACGTGATAAAGGTGGCGTGGGTACTAAGGGTATCGCTTCCTTAATTGATCAAGATGGGGATGACCAGATAATCGACGATGTTGCTGGAATGCTTTTTAAGAGTTTGGATAGCTCGAGGTCTAGTAGTGGAGGCGGTATTCTAGGAAGCTTATTATCAGAAGTCATGCAACCTCGTTGTCAAAAATGCGGATCTGCAATCGAATCCAAAATGAAATATTGCTCAGAATGCGGAAGTAGATTGTAA
- a CDS encoding type IV secretion system DNA-binding domain-containing protein: MKAPPERLGSFYLGAEYDLKLNEILKNQINYDARDLTTHAVCVGMTGSGKTGLCVGLLEEAALDSVPAILIDPKGDITNMLLQFPKLKPEDFLPWINPDDARRKNKTKEQYSEYIANLWQNGLKKWGIEPKRIQALKESADFTIYTPGSNSGIPISILGSLAAPVLDFDDHAEIVRERINGTVAALMELAGIDADPVRSREAILLSNIFEHFWRKNEDLDLTKLIMSIQNPPVRQLGVFDVDTFYPEKDRFELAMAFNNLVASSSFQSWLQGDPLNVENLLYTEEGKPRHSIFYIAHLSDRERMFFVTLLLENMVTWIRKQSGTTSLRALLYFDEVFGFFPPVAEPPSKRPLLTLIKQARAFGLGVILVTQNPVDIDYKGLTNAGTWFIGKLQTERDKDRVLNGLKGAISEAGGSRKKVDYDTLISKLKSRVFLMHNVHEDKPVTFHTRWVMCYLRGPLTRPQVKKLMKGKKEIISRIEEKYVKTPTITSKVQKSEIALQESGILTIPPALEPSITQVYVPIKFNEKEAINQLSQQLGRSLATKNMRLIYQPAILGNAAIRFLDRKRNIDEKIEKIAFAYVDDNISALDWDNSESLLMDINDLLRNPQEIEKKYGPFYLPVPENANSAKEIENMGKELVNWLYSSSSLELRIHPDLKIFQRPGESEREFTIRLQQAAREHRDAEVDNLEKKYEKQLDKLEDKLRKLDRELSTREADYEGRKREELLGTGGTVLGYFLGKRSTSSLGTIARRRRMTSKAKMKVEETKEEISELKEDMVNIEIELKEATEEITHKWMEFSDDIIKEKLKPRRTDVDLQLVALAWLPFWNMDYKDRKITKSIEVPAYSK; encoded by the coding sequence ATGAAAGCTCCTCCTGAAAGATTGGGATCATTCTATTTAGGTGCAGAATACGACTTAAAGCTAAATGAAATTCTTAAAAATCAAATAAATTATGATGCACGTGATTTGACCACTCATGCAGTCTGTGTCGGAATGACTGGAAGTGGTAAAACAGGTTTATGTGTTGGCCTTTTAGAAGAAGCTGCTTTGGATAGCGTCCCAGCTATTTTGATTGATCCAAAAGGTGACATCACCAATATGCTTCTTCAGTTCCCTAAATTGAAACCAGAAGATTTCTTACCATGGATTAATCCGGACGATGCAAGGCGTAAAAATAAAACTAAAGAGCAATATTCAGAATATATTGCTAATTTATGGCAAAACGGTCTTAAAAAATGGGGTATTGAACCTAAGCGAATTCAAGCTTTAAAAGAATCTGCTGATTTTACTATTTATACTCCTGGATCAAATTCAGGAATACCTATAAGTATTCTGGGAAGCTTAGCGGCCCCTGTTCTAGATTTTGATGATCACGCTGAGATTGTTAGAGAAAGGATCAACGGTACTGTAGCTGCTCTAATGGAATTGGCTGGGATAGATGCGGATCCCGTTAGGAGCCGAGAAGCAATTTTGCTTTCCAATATTTTTGAACACTTCTGGCGTAAGAATGAAGATCTTGACCTGACCAAGCTTATTATGTCGATTCAAAATCCGCCTGTTAGACAATTAGGTGTTTTTGATGTAGATACATTCTATCCTGAAAAAGATAGGTTTGAGTTAGCGATGGCTTTCAATAATCTGGTTGCCTCATCTAGTTTTCAAAGTTGGTTGCAAGGAGATCCTTTAAATGTTGAAAATCTGCTTTACACTGAAGAAGGGAAGCCAAGGCATAGTATTTTCTACATTGCACACCTTTCTGATCGAGAGCGAATGTTTTTTGTTACATTATTACTCGAAAATATGGTTACATGGATTAGAAAGCAAAGTGGCACCACAAGTTTACGAGCATTGCTTTATTTTGATGAAGTATTCGGATTCTTCCCACCTGTTGCTGAGCCACCTTCGAAACGACCTTTGCTAACATTAATAAAACAAGCAAGAGCTTTCGGTTTGGGTGTGATATTGGTAACACAGAATCCAGTTGATATTGACTATAAAGGTTTAACAAATGCAGGTACATGGTTTATCGGCAAGCTTCAAACAGAGCGCGATAAAGATCGTGTCCTAAATGGGTTAAAAGGTGCCATCTCTGAAGCAGGTGGCAGTCGTAAGAAAGTAGATTACGACACACTTATCAGTAAACTCAAAAGTCGAGTCTTCCTTATGCACAATGTCCACGAAGATAAACCAGTAACTTTCCACACGAGATGGGTTATGTGTTACTTACGTGGGCCTCTGACTAGACCACAAGTTAAAAAATTGATGAAAGGTAAGAAAGAGATCATATCAAGAATTGAAGAGAAATATGTCAAGACTCCAACTATAACCTCAAAAGTTCAAAAATCTGAAATTGCTTTGCAGGAATCTGGAATTCTAACAATTCCACCTGCTTTGGAACCATCTATAACCCAAGTTTATGTGCCTATAAAATTTAATGAAAAGGAAGCAATAAATCAACTATCGCAGCAACTTGGAAGGTCACTAGCTACAAAAAATATGCGATTAATATATCAACCTGCAATTCTAGGCAATGCTGCTATTCGTTTTCTAGATAGAAAACGGAATATAGATGAAAAGATCGAAAAAATAGCTTTTGCATATGTAGATGATAATATATCCGCACTAGATTGGGATAATTCAGAATCTCTGTTAATGGATATTAATGATCTGCTTAGAAACCCTCAAGAAATTGAGAAAAAATATGGGCCATTTTATTTACCTGTCCCAGAAAATGCCAATAGTGCTAAAGAAATCGAAAATATGGGTAAAGAATTGGTTAACTGGTTGTACTCTAGTAGTTCCTTAGAGTTGAGAATTCATCCTGACTTGAAGATATTCCAGAGGCCTGGTGAAAGCGAACGTGAATTTACAATTAGATTACAGCAAGCCGCAAGGGAACATCGCGATGCAGAGGTGGACAATCTTGAGAAGAAATATGAAAAGCAACTCGATAAATTAGAAGATAAACTTCGAAAATTGGATAGGGAATTATCTACTCGTGAAGCTGATTATGAAGGAAGAAAAAGAGAAGAATTGCTAGGCACTGGTGGAACAGTTCTTGGCTATTTTCTTGGTAAAAGAAGTACAAGTAGCCTTGGTACTATTGCAAGGAGACGACGCATGACATCCAAAGCAAAAATGAAAGTAGAGGAGACCAAGGAAGAGATATCTGAATTAAAAGAGGATATGGTCAATATAGAAATTGAGCTTAAAGAGGCTACAGAGGAGATTACCCATAAATGGATGGAATTCTCCGATGACATAATAAAAGAAAAATTGAAACCAAGAAGAACAGATGTGGATTTACAGTTGGTAGCTTTAGCCTGGTTGCCTTTCTGGAATATGGATTACAAGGATAGAAAAATTACTAAATCTATAGAGGTCCCAGCGTATTCCAAGTAA
- a CDS encoding ATP cone domain-containing protein, which yields MLKITKRDGRSEDFIYEKIVTSAVKSGATIDVARNIAKQIEGSIKEGASTKEIKQMVLEALGKENPDWENNWLTYDRAVKKREE from the coding sequence ATGCTCAAAATAACAAAAAGAGATGGAAGAAGCGAGGATTTTATTTACGAGAAGATAGTCACCAGCGCTGTTAAATCTGGAGCTACGATAGATGTTGCCCGAAACATCGCTAAGCAAATAGAAGGCAGCATTAAGGAAGGCGCTTCAACTAAAGAGATCAAGCAAATGGTTCTTGAAGCTTTAGGAAAAGAGAATCCAGATTGGGAAAATAATTGGCTCACATATGATAGAGCGGTAAAGAAAAGAGAGGAATAG
- a CDS encoding glycosyltransferase family 2 protein, producing the protein MRFAIIIPAYNEEKHIREVVRQSVKFGKTIVVDDGSTDATASEASKGGSIVLKNSTNRGKWSALKIGFNYAFDNLNAEAIIQLDGDGQHDPSDIPKFIQALESGAMIVAGQRKFDPSRMPIVRIISNSISSFVIMVLFWVWVPDTQCGYRAYSKKALKTIMSSFKSKGYEGETEIIILARINRLKIKKVGIQTVYNEEESNVSPLRDIRRFTFTTAKMRISYIRRQMTIRYLRYKFSILKKHFLSRR; encoded by the coding sequence ATGAGGTTTGCCATTATCATTCCTGCATACAATGAAGAAAAGCATATTCGCGAGGTAGTTAGACAGTCAGTTAAATTTGGCAAAACAATAGTTGTCGATGATGGCAGTACTGACGCTACAGCTTCAGAAGCTTCTAAAGGTGGTTCAATAGTTCTAAAGAATTCTACCAACCGAGGTAAATGGTCAGCTCTTAAAATTGGGTTTAATTATGCTTTTGATAATCTTAATGCGGAAGCAATTATTCAACTTGATGGGGATGGTCAACATGATCCCAGTGACATTCCGAAATTTATTCAAGCTTTAGAATCAGGGGCCATGATTGTTGCCGGCCAAAGAAAATTTGACCCTTCTAGAATGCCGATAGTTAGGATTATTTCAAATTCTATATCTTCCTTTGTTATTATGGTACTCTTCTGGGTTTGGGTACCTGACACACAATGTGGTTATCGAGCTTATAGTAAAAAAGCACTAAAAACCATAATGTCCTCATTTAAAAGTAAAGGCTATGAAGGCGAAACTGAGATAATCATACTAGCAAGAATAAATCGTCTTAAAATTAAAAAAGTAGGAATTCAAACAGTTTACAACGAAGAAGAGTCAAATGTTTCGCCTCTTCGAGATATAAGAAGATTTACATTTACAACTGCTAAAATGAGAATCTCATATATAAGACGCCAGATGACTATCAGATATTTGCGATATAAATTTAGCATCTTGAAAAAACATTTTCTTAGCAGAAGATAA
- a CDS encoding extracellular solute-binding protein — translation MSKDEKIDFSRRSFLKTVGTAVVGLAVGAGVGYGVYPTINPSGAERTVTVTTGEGPGGITSIPVEGKEPHERLMNAMKFVAERDDLKGKDFTLMHPGGGSACYAAVKEEFESETGLSFVNAEVPLNEIFDKAMLEAVSKTGDYDAFSLQPMMLGDIAESGLVIPLDDYIKWFDSRFHGLPDGYIYPLDYIMAEYKGKKYLTPQDGDVQALYVRTDLLNDPANQDNFETQYGYPLKPANTIQEYWNHGEFFNNPDEDFYGIVEFRSAERCYMVWFIYYTSMKYPNMLPFDENMEPLIDSDEGIQATEEFVESLKYMPSETPSWDWQVGYQMYSGGQIFTSMNFPSLSNMNNNPEISKIIGKWSAEVIPGHKVKGPDDKEIILRRSVQGAGWGILVSDYSKMKDFAALWALWFTSPEKSSIAVSYPASWMDPTRYNHVGPNADERVIKARGPILQNFEQNASICAPVVSGIRGCFEYNTTLSRNLHATMSGTMDPTECMERTAEEWNDITERIGREKQVEAWKDFMKTYPTTII, via the coding sequence ATGTCAAAAGATGAAAAAATTGACTTTTCAAGAAGAAGCTTTCTAAAGACTGTTGGTACTGCAGTTGTTGGCTTGGCAGTAGGTGCAGGGGTTGGCTATGGAGTTTATCCAACAATCAATCCATCTGGAGCTGAGAGGACAGTCACTGTAACCACTGGAGAAGGACCAGGAGGAATCACTTCTATTCCAGTTGAAGGTAAGGAGCCCCATGAAAGATTAATGAACGCAATGAAATTTGTGGCTGAAAGAGATGACTTAAAAGGAAAAGATTTTACTCTTATGCATCCTGGAGGAGGTTCAGCATGTTATGCTGCTGTTAAGGAAGAATTTGAGAGTGAGACTGGATTAAGTTTCGTCAATGCTGAGGTTCCTTTAAACGAGATATTTGATAAAGCTATGCTTGAAGCAGTTAGTAAAACTGGCGATTACGATGCATTCAGTCTTCAGCCAATGATGTTAGGGGATATTGCAGAGTCTGGTCTTGTAATTCCACTGGATGATTATATTAAATGGTTTGATAGTCGTTTCCATGGATTGCCCGATGGATACATATATCCTTTGGATTATATAATGGCTGAGTATAAAGGGAAGAAGTATTTAACTCCACAAGATGGAGATGTACAAGCTCTTTATGTACGTACGGATTTGTTAAATGATCCCGCTAATCAAGATAACTTTGAAACGCAGTATGGATATCCACTTAAACCAGCTAACACGATCCAAGAATATTGGAATCATGGTGAGTTCTTCAATAATCCGGATGAAGACTTTTATGGTATAGTAGAGTTCAGAAGTGCAGAAAGATGCTACATGGTGTGGTTCATATATTACACTTCAATGAAATATCCGAATATGCTACCATTTGATGAAAACATGGAACCATTGATAGACAGTGATGAGGGTATTCAAGCTACTGAGGAATTTGTAGAATCCTTAAAGTACATGCCATCGGAAACCCCATCATGGGACTGGCAAGTAGGATATCAGATGTATTCAGGTGGACAAATATTCACATCAATGAACTTTCCCTCCTTATCCAATATGAACAATAATCCTGAAATATCTAAAATAATTGGGAAATGGTCAGCCGAAGTTATTCCAGGTCATAAAGTCAAAGGTCCAGACGATAAAGAGATAATACTTAGAAGAAGTGTACAAGGAGCAGGATGGGGTATACTTGTTAGTGACTATTCAAAGATGAAAGATTTTGCAGCTTTATGGGCTTTATGGTTCACTAGTCCAGAAAAGTCATCCATAGCTGTAAGTTATCCTGCTTCATGGATGGATCCAACAAGATATAATCATGTTGGGCCTAATGCAGATGAGAGAGTCATAAAAGCGAGAGGTCCTATTCTGCAAAACTTTGAACAAAATGCTAGTATATGTGCCCCTGTAGTAAGTGGGATCAGAGGTTGCTTCGAATACAATACAACATTAAGCAGAAACCTACACGCAACGATGTCGGGTACAATGGATCCAACAGAGTGTATGGAAAGAACTGCTGAAGAATGGAATGATATAACTGAGAGAATAGGAAGAGAAAAGCAGGTAGAAGCCTGGAAAGATTTCATGAAAACATATCCAACAACTATAATATAG
- a CDS encoding transglutaminase domain-containing protein — MSNPLKVDAFLEFDCKILRVVILSLLIIGSTIIDPCFCSKNRWNIDYDDPELYLTPGLQSIISSQEIIEELEERFKKFENFEGLRELYLWIQRDFQMFKGGGKLIGKVTTDKLLNKKELSGCSDVALIFSAVARYLGYPSLMVDTASISWAAEYKAGARTDYAGHVFVETYVSSKWILIDPSSGDFIMDYNSSNSVIPIKTENEIEGYYVILKGKDMWDYGVESPDDLHLELQTFAESFDYNKIKIPSYKIENLESITISENMQPTPQPTEFPIQDTNSNEAKINLITEFIINQLVNNYLIIVGIISFILICLSIAITKRRHGA, encoded by the coding sequence ATGAGTAATCCTTTGAAAGTCGATGCTTTTCTAGAATTTGACTGTAAGATTCTTAGAGTCGTGATTTTATCGTTACTGATAATTGGATCCACAATTATAGATCCCTGTTTTTGTTCTAAAAATCGATGGAATATAGACTATGATGATCCTGAATTATATCTAACTCCTGGTTTACAATCCATTATTTCCTCACAAGAAATCATAGAGGAGTTAGAGGAAAGATTCAAAAAGTTTGAAAATTTTGAAGGGCTTAGGGAGCTATATCTTTGGATTCAAAGAGATTTTCAAATGTTTAAAGGTGGAGGTAAATTGATTGGGAAGGTCACAACTGATAAATTGCTTAATAAAAAAGAATTATCTGGTTGTAGTGATGTTGCACTAATTTTCTCAGCTGTAGCTCGCTACCTGGGCTATCCTTCTCTTATGGTGGATACGGCAAGCATTTCATGGGCTGCGGAATATAAAGCTGGTGCAAGAACTGATTATGCTGGGCATGTATTTGTTGAAACTTATGTTTCATCAAAATGGATTCTAATAGATCCATCCTCTGGAGATTTTATTATGGATTACAATTCTTCAAATTCTGTTATACCAATAAAAACTGAAAATGAAATAGAAGGGTATTACGTTATTCTCAAAGGCAAGGATATGTGGGATTATGGCGTTGAAAGCCCAGATGATTTACATCTTGAATTGCAGACTTTTGCAGAATCGTTTGATTACAATAAAATAAAAATTCCTTCATATAAGATCGAGAATTTAGAATCAATAACTATATCAGAGAATATGCAACCTACTCCCCAGCCTACTGAATTTCCAATTCAAGACACCAATTCTAACGAAGCAAAAATAAATCTCATAACTGAATTCATAATAAACCAATTGGTCAATAATTATCTCATCATTGTTGGAATCATCTCTTTCATTTTAATATGTTTGTCAATAGCAATAACAAAAAGAAGACATGGTGCTTGA